The following proteins are co-located in the Longimicrobium sp. genome:
- a CDS encoding Lrp/AsnC ligand binding domain-containing protein: protein MVAAVVLIRAVPGDVPALARRIAGIDGVAEVYSVSGDWDLIAIVRVAEYQRIAEIVTEEIAQVQGIERTNTLTAFRVFSKQDLGAAWDMFD from the coding sequence ATGGTTGCCGCCGTGGTCCTGATCCGCGCCGTTCCCGGCGACGTTCCCGCCCTCGCCCGGCGCATCGCCGGCATCGACGGCGTCGCCGAGGTCTACTCCGTCTCGGGCGACTGGGACCTGATCGCCATCGTGCGCGTCGCCGAGTACCAGCGCATCGCCGAGATCGTCACCGAAGAGATCGCGCAGGTGCAGGGAATCGAGCGCACCAACACGCTGACGGCGTTCCGGGTGTTCTCGAAGCAGGACCTGGGGGCGGCGTGGGACATGTTCGATTGA
- a CDS encoding acyltransferase, with amino-acid sequence MNYKQYRARAHFAELDGLRALAILGVLFAHMPGEVWRHFAGYLGVDAFFVISGFLITTLALREEETRGRLDVRAFFIRRSFRLFPAYYLTLGLYAILLLVLGFTPERREHFVTWLPAYLFYFQEVPFFTLPSTSYPFFHSWSLGIEEKFYVVWPFLAFVLLRGRAYARPWVALAGALLCSAATAIHPAGEFVFPYGAILAGCLVALLLQEQRSFERVRVLSRPAVVGGLALAWLAIHIAVAAGFSAVRPSYALVVAVFLAGVVTTEGRIRDALSVKPLTKVGTLSYGVYLLHLLVRNVVEKVIPPQQDGAAAQLATFVLTVALSLAAAEVMMRLVERPMRDYGRRLSARVQRREAPAVQVPASLAVS; translated from the coding sequence ATGAACTACAAACAGTATCGGGCCCGCGCTCACTTCGCTGAGCTGGACGGCCTTCGCGCGCTCGCGATCCTGGGCGTCCTGTTCGCGCACATGCCGGGGGAGGTCTGGCGCCACTTCGCCGGGTACCTGGGCGTCGACGCATTCTTTGTGATCTCCGGCTTCCTGATCACCACGCTCGCGTTGCGCGAAGAGGAGACCCGGGGCCGGCTGGACGTGCGGGCGTTCTTCATCCGGCGCAGCTTTCGCCTCTTCCCCGCGTACTACCTCACCCTGGGGCTGTATGCCATCCTCCTGCTGGTTCTCGGCTTTACGCCGGAGCGGCGGGAGCATTTCGTCACCTGGCTTCCGGCGTACCTGTTCTACTTCCAGGAGGTGCCGTTCTTCACCCTGCCGAGCACTTCGTACCCCTTCTTTCACAGCTGGTCGCTGGGGATCGAAGAGAAGTTCTACGTGGTGTGGCCCTTCCTGGCGTTCGTGCTCCTGCGCGGGCGCGCTTACGCGCGTCCATGGGTGGCGCTCGCGGGAGCCTTGCTCTGCTCCGCGGCGACGGCGATCCACCCCGCCGGCGAGTTCGTGTTTCCGTACGGCGCCATCCTGGCGGGATGCCTGGTGGCGCTCCTGCTCCAGGAGCAGCGGAGCTTCGAGCGCGTGCGGGTGCTCAGCCGTCCCGCGGTCGTGGGCGGGCTGGCGCTGGCATGGCTCGCGATCCACATCGCCGTGGCGGCGGGCTTCTCGGCCGTGCGTCCGTCCTATGCCCTGGTGGTGGCCGTATTCCTGGCCGGCGTGGTGACGACGGAGGGGCGCATCCGCGACGCGCTCTCGGTGAAGCCGCTCACCAAGGTCGGTACGTTGTCGTATGGTGTGTACCTGCTTCACCTGCTCGTGCGGAACGTCGTGGAGAAGGTGATCCCGCCGCAGCAGGACGGGGCTGCCGCCCAGCTCGCCACCTTTGTCCTCACCGTGGCGCTGTCGCTCGCCGCCGCGGAGGTGATGATGCGCCTGGTGGAGCGCCCCATGCGCGACTACGGGCGACGGCTGAGCGCGCGGGTACAGAGGCGTGAGGCTCCTGCCGTTCAGGTGCCTGCTTCGCTCGCCGTGTCCTGA
- the hutI gene encoding imidazolonepropionase, with protein MRAAEVAACSGPPRQADDADPAATLRGAAVAVAGGRIAEVGPEAELRSRYPGAVEVDCAGGTLTPGLVDSHTHAVFGRWRTEEYALRCQGVPYMEIARRGGGINASVRDLRSRSEDELVELALPRLRDLLANGITTAEVKSGYGLSTEDELKTLRAIRRLASMQPIELVPTFLGAHEVPPEYRERRDAYVDLLVEEMIPAVAEADLARFCDVFMEPGVFDRAQSERILRAGLDHGLRPKIHADELEGSGGAELAVELGAASADHLGDVSEAGIAALAGSRTVATLLPATLFFLGRPKFAPARTLLDAGATVALATDFNPGSSPTPSLPFVMTAACSRMGMSPAESLRAATAGGAAALELTDGRGTLTPGAPADLVLWRCGSAGEIPYRLATPVVAGVWKAGVRVVGGEEVR; from the coding sequence GTGCGCGCTGCCGAAGTTGCCGCCTGCTCCGGTCCGCCGCGCCAGGCAGACGACGCGGACCCCGCTGCCACCCTCCGCGGTGCCGCAGTCGCGGTGGCGGGCGGGCGGATCGCGGAGGTGGGTCCGGAGGCGGAGCTTCGCTCGCGCTACCCCGGCGCGGTGGAGGTGGACTGCGCGGGCGGCACGCTGACGCCGGGGCTGGTGGACTCGCACACGCACGCCGTCTTCGGCCGCTGGCGCACGGAGGAGTACGCGCTCCGATGCCAGGGCGTGCCGTACATGGAGATCGCGCGGCGCGGCGGCGGCATCAACGCCTCCGTGCGCGACCTCCGCTCCCGCAGCGAGGACGAGCTGGTGGAGCTCGCCCTCCCGCGCCTGCGCGACCTCCTGGCGAACGGGATCACGACCGCCGAGGTGAAGAGCGGCTACGGGCTGTCCACGGAAGACGAGCTGAAGACGCTGCGCGCCATCCGCCGCCTGGCCTCCATGCAGCCGATCGAGCTGGTGCCGACTTTTCTCGGTGCGCACGAAGTGCCGCCTGAGTACCGCGAGCGCCGCGACGCCTACGTCGATCTGCTGGTGGAGGAGATGATCCCGGCGGTGGCGGAGGCGGATCTGGCGCGCTTCTGCGACGTGTTCATGGAGCCCGGCGTCTTCGACCGCGCCCAGAGCGAGCGGATCCTGCGCGCGGGCCTCGACCACGGCCTGCGCCCCAAGATCCACGCGGACGAGCTGGAGGGGAGCGGGGGTGCGGAACTGGCCGTGGAGCTGGGCGCCGCATCCGCCGACCACCTGGGCGACGTATCGGAAGCGGGGATCGCGGCGCTGGCCGGGTCGCGCACGGTGGCGACGCTTCTCCCGGCCACGCTCTTCTTCCTGGGCCGTCCGAAGTTCGCCCCCGCACGCACATTGCTGGACGCCGGCGCCACGGTGGCGCTGGCGACGGACTTCAACCCGGGTTCTTCGCCAACGCCGAGCCTTCCATTCGTGATGACGGCGGCGTGCTCGCGCATGGGGATGTCGCCCGCCGAGTCGCTCCGCGCCGCCACCGCCGGCGGCGCCGCCGCGCTGGAGCTGACGGATGGCCGCGGCACGCTGACCCCCGGTGCTCCCGCGGACCTGGTGCTCTGGCGCTGCGGGTCGGCGGGGGAGATCCCGTACCGGCTGGCGACGCCGGTGGTGGCGGGGGTGTGGAAGGCGGGGGTGCGGGTGGTGGGAGGGGAAGAAGTGCGTTAG